From the genome of Tachysurus fulvidraco isolate hzauxx_2018 chromosome 20, HZAU_PFXX_2.0, whole genome shotgun sequence, one region includes:
- the LOC113638448 gene encoding M-phase phosphoprotein 9 has protein sequence MSTDDSISEDVSSSVALSHDHTSPNGGKESEASVVSSADTVSGLALPEEAAVITRPSSTPACTISSKIRSLCLSGAEEDFSSGRSLPFINPSSLETLRALVHEIQSSETDPEIWKNCEGRWLHLFQLVEKQYQEQILAQQDQYQCQIQLIQDEIKALVQLQKQQSGARSNPSGTVKTLEPPADLKHEIQASSPTNVSSNPQESSDDGLVTVQSSGYGTLSTWEPGTTTASLEGKDRVLFSRKEQDGSTSRSLLAKTQGQDRIPSRNAASNTSPHTASSTVPNHPADQQRLNSQPLTSWAQRQKHIQRKSKTAKKQSLQTQGREASRPSGSPKEHMEHVDEVRHSVVYSNHAALKRTDSLVSEASGLTYWKLEEGELYRPLPDSFENRSFLLMQDVNLSQPSEDEARLSLSLREIYQNKQTVDPKGQEWDSLINSDASSPQVLTLDPGAHTRQSERTSGFTSPSRFSSPTSPISHTSPTVPRVYSEDEGSRTATTTLQATGSSVHEPRPDSRKPDASASLDDPVVLSLLRQKQREKHARHIEDLRAYYESEISALKEKLDLVSLPLDMEKSNQILLERCEHLERALTEASMRIRELENKNRHLERQLAEWPECYDAASSTVKALQQRLEESKQSSKEKDNIVNKLRSRLHQLEEAVQNACRDVDEKEARMKKEHKMLQDLLQEYDSLRKDHERAKDNLVSTENKLYDAKEEIAELKRIISKLEAQVKQLEHENMAKTRQAFHNHLQPSGAGLYHHPDLLLSPSKRQRDVEYGTKNPGVLEKGGIGRGRPSPPDREQTHEEPTRRDVSLTPMMKALIQLEDTKATEGRAVTKPHCGSPRLGSKRPTVAFVDSVRVPLLEKGEAVLRAQRSLSPEGHRSSSLPPKAQRAGPPSTPTKRETLLYPLSAKSSPKRCPTENVSTAFGRPMHCQKHLHNRFDLHCDQTGFNSPPPSRRNSRTRLQLTPEGETPAQALESSESDEQEVTDLDLLTHSHEDELILPRVQSLDDAEKLFDELAQEKQQIEAALSRIPGAGARVTLQTRLDQASLENRLEKVNRDLGSIRMTLKRFHILRSSANI, from the exons ATGTCCACAGATGACAGCATCTCAGAGGACGTGTCTAGCTCCGTGGCACTGAGCCACGACCACACAAGCCCCAATGGAGGGAAGGAGAGCGAGGCGTCCGTGGTTTCCTCCGCAGACACAGTATCAGGGCTGGCTCTTCCCGAAGAGGCAGCTGTGATAACGCGACCATCCAGCACACCAGCATGCACCATTTCCAGCAAAATAAG GAGTCTGTGTCTCAGTGGTGCTGAGGAGGATTTCAGCTCAGGGAGAAGTCTTCCCTTCATCAACCCCAGTTCTTTAGAGACGCTTCGAGCTTTGGTGCACGAGATCCAGAGCAGCGAGACTGACCCTGAGATCTGGAAAAACTGTGAG GGCAGGTGGCTCCACCTCTTTCAGCTGGTGGAAAAGCAATATCAAGAACAAATTCTTGCTCAGCAAGATCAGTATCAGTGCCAAATACAG CTCATTCAGGACGAGATCAAAGCATTAGTGCAGCTACAGAAGCAGCAAAGTGGTGCACGGTCGAACCCCTCAGGCACAGTCAAGACTTTGGAGCCTCCAGCGGACCTGAAGCATGAAATCCAGGCTTCTAGCCCCACAAATGTCAGTTCTAATCCTCAGGAGAGCTCAGACGATGGCTTGGTGACTGTCCAGAGCAGTGGCTATGGCACTCTGTCCACATGGGAGCCTGGAACGACAACGGCGAGTCTGGAAGGAAAGGACAGGGTGTTGTTCTCACGAAAAGAGCAGGATGGCAGCACTTCACGCTCCCTTTTGGCTAAAACACAGGGGCAAGACAGAATCCCGAGCAGGAATGCAGCTTCTAATACTTCACCTCACACAGCTTCTTCAACCGTGCCAAATCATCCTGCTGACCAGCAGAGGCTAAACAG TCAACCGCTGACCTCCTGGGCCCAGAGGCAGAAACATATTCAGAGAAAAAGCAAAACGgcaaaaaaacagtcactgcaGACGCAGGGTAGAGAAGCTAGCAGGCCAAGTGGCTCTCCCAAGGAACATATGGAACATGTGGATGAA GTTCGACACAGTGTAGTTTATTCGAACCACGCTGCCCTGAAGAGGACTGACAGCCTTGTGTCCGAAGCCTCGG GTCTTACTTACTGGAAGCTGGAAGAAGGCGAGCTTTATCGCCCTCTACCAGACAGCTTTGAAAACCGCTCTTTCCTTCTAATGCAGGATGTTAACCTGAGCcag CCTTCAGAAGATGAGGCACGactatctctgtctctccgaGAGATCTACCAGAACAAGCAGACGGTGGATCCTAAAGGCCAGGAGTGGGACTCCTTAATCAACTCTGATGCATCTTCTCCTCAG GTGCTGACTCTGGACCCGGGAGCTCATACGAGGCAGTCAGAGCGTACATCAGGCTTTACGTCTCCCTCTCGCTTCAGCAGCCCCACCTCGCCCATATCGCACACCTCACCCACCGTTCCCCGAGTGTACAGTGAAGATGAAGGAAGCCGCACCGCCACCACGACACTGCAGGCCACTGGCTCGTCTGTACACGAGCCACGACCGGACAGCAGGAAACCGGATGCTTCGGCTTCCCTGGACGACCCTGTGGTACTCTCATT actgagacagaaacagagggaGAAGCACGCACGGCACATAGAAGACCTCCGAGCATACTACGAGTCAGAGATCAGCGCCCTGAAGGAAAAGCTAGATTTGGTCAGTTTACCTCTGGACATGGAGAAAAGCAACCAGATCCTTCTAGAACG GTGTGAACACTTGGAGCGGGCTCTTACAGAGGCGAGTATGCGCATCAGAGAACTGGAGAATAAGAACCGCCACCTGGAGAGACAGCTG GCGGAGTGGCCCGAGTGCTACGATGCAGCCAGTTCCACAGTGAAGGCCCTGCAGCAGCGTCTGGAGGAGAGCAAGCAGAGCAGCAAGGAAAAAGACAACATCGTGAACAAGCTGAGGAGCCGCCTGCACCAGCTGGAGGAGGCTGTACAAAACGCCTGCAGAGACGTGGACGAGAAGGAGGCACGCATGAAGAAAGAGCACAAGATGCTGCAGGAC CTACTTCAAGAGTACGACTCATTAAGAAAAGATCACGAGAGAGCGAAG GACAATTTGGTGTCGACCGAAAATAAACTCTACGACGCCAAGGAAGAAATAGCAGAACTGAAAAG GATCATTTCTAAACTGGAAGCCCAAGTGAAGCAGCTGGAACATGAGAACATGGCTAAAACTCGTCAGGCTTTTCACAACCACTTGCAGCCTTCGGGAGCTGG CTTATACCACCATCCTGATCTTCTACTTTCACCAAGCAAAAGGCAGCGTGATGTGGAATACGGCACAAAGAATCCTGGAGTCTTAGAAAAAGGAGGAATAGGAAGAGG CCGTCCTTCACCTCCAGACAGAGAGCAGACGCACGAGGAGCCGACGAGGAGAGACGTGTCCCTGACCCCCATGATGAAGGCTCTGATTCAGTTGGAGGACACCAAAGCCACAGAAGGACGGGCTGTGACAAAACCCCACTGTGGTTCTCCCA gGTTAGGAAGTAAAAGACCCACAGTAGCATTTGTGGACAGTGTAAGAGTGCCTTTATTGGAAAAAGGTGAAGCTGTACTCAGAGCTCAAAGGAGTCTTTCTCCAGAAGGCCATCGCTCATCATCTCTTCCCCCCAAAGCACAAAGAGCAGGTCCTCCTTCCACACCGA caaagagagaaactctgcTCTATCCGCTCTCGGCAAAGTCCAGTCCTAAGCGATGCCCAACAGAGAACGTGTCCACTGCATTCGGTCGCCCCATGCATTGCCAAAAGCACCTGCATAACAG GTTTGATTTGCACTGTGATCAAACGGGTTTCAACTCGCCGCCGCCGTCTCGCCGCAACTCGAGAACAAGGCTGCAGCTCACGCCAGAAG GTGAAACTCCAGCACAGGCTTTAGAGAGCAGTGAATCTGACGAGCAAGAGGTTACAGACCTGGACCTGCTAACCCACAGCCATGAGGATGAGCTTATCCTCCCTCGTGTTCAGTCTCTAGACGATGCTGAGAAGCTGTTCGACGAGCTCGCGCAGGAGAAACAGCAG ATCGAGGCAGCACTCAGTCGCATTCCTGGGGCTGGAGCCAGGGTCACCTTGCAGACCAGGCTGGATCAG GCGTCTTTAGAGAACCGTTTGGAAAAAGTGAACCGTGATCTGGGATCCATCCGCATGACTCTGAAAAGATTCCACATTCTTCGCTCCTCTGCCAACATATAG